The following are encoded together in the Cerasicoccus sp. TK19100 genome:
- a CDS encoding glycoside hydrolase family 16 protein — protein MKCYLGFLTLLLLLVSGVQAEQTITLGDWAKVTAPTEYEQGVAFPVKVDVLKVDGPTKLVMNANWLKDSGAFGGFLQLLNINEDVTAPKSFEFNVTISKTKPNLKSVSLALYLSPDGEWKNKTVSGIVTLTPKAKQGTGHEAMEYEKITAEVKPFYMNTAPPVATLAEGGFADEPSFVDNFDPGWPNKSAWRVASWEQNGTLMSPERCYVDDSGNLVQTILKGGPPYLGGSLQSAREFGYGRWVARLKPTDVPGALNSMFTKDWDDLTTEKPDNDGTGFEIDIELLSYTFGKDKGAVHLAIHAKGFDNYLSINPTLDFNPSDDYHEWGFDVLPDRIIWHIDGKFLHEWKYTKEVYANEGYEMFFNSWTMPKWIHGPTQEDADYHIDWVKFYPLKK, from the coding sequence ATGAAATGTTACCTCGGATTCCTTACCCTATTGTTGTTGCTCGTTTCAGGAGTACAAGCGGAGCAAACAATAACCCTTGGTGACTGGGCAAAGGTCACCGCGCCAACGGAATATGAGCAAGGCGTCGCATTCCCGGTCAAGGTCGACGTGCTGAAAGTGGACGGGCCGACGAAGCTCGTCATGAATGCGAACTGGCTGAAGGACAGCGGTGCATTCGGCGGCTTCCTGCAACTGCTCAATATCAATGAGGATGTTACGGCACCAAAGTCATTCGAGTTCAACGTCACCATATCGAAGACCAAGCCCAACCTGAAAAGTGTGAGCCTGGCCCTGTATTTGTCACCCGATGGCGAGTGGAAAAACAAGACCGTATCGGGCATCGTCACGCTCACGCCAAAAGCGAAACAAGGCACCGGCCATGAGGCGATGGAGTACGAGAAGATCACCGCCGAAGTGAAGCCGTTTTACATGAATACCGCACCGCCCGTGGCGACCTTGGCCGAAGGTGGCTTTGCCGACGAGCCGTCGTTTGTCGATAACTTTGACCCCGGCTGGCCGAACAAAAGCGCTTGGCGCGTAGCGAGCTGGGAACAAAACGGCACCCTGATGAGCCCCGAGCGCTGCTACGTCGACGATTCCGGAAACCTCGTGCAAACGATCCTCAAGGGCGGCCCTCCTTACTTGGGCGGCTCCCTGCAGAGTGCGCGTGAATTCGGCTATGGTCGCTGGGTGGCTCGCCTGAAGCCCACCGATGTTCCCGGCGCGCTCAATAGCATGTTCACGAAGGATTGGGACGATCTGACCACCGAGAAACCAGACAACGACGGCACCGGCTTCGAGATCGATATCGAGCTGCTCTCTTACACCTTTGGCAAGGACAAGGGCGCGGTCCACCTCGCGATCCATGCCAAGGGTTTTGACAATTACCTCAGCATCAACCCGACCCTGGATTTCAACCCCTCGGACGACTACCACGAGTGGGGCTTCGACGTGCTGCCCGACCGCATCATCTGGCACATCGACGGCAAGTTCCTGCACGAGTGGAAATACACCAAGGAGGTCTACGCCAACGAGGGCTACGAGATGTTCTTCAACTCCTGGACGATGCCCAAGTGGATCCACGGCCCCACCCAGGAAGACGCAGACTACCACATCGACTGGGTGAAGTTCTACCCGCTGAAAAAGTAG